In Methanococcoides sp. LMO-2, a single window of DNA contains:
- a CDS encoding DUF116 domain-containing protein, giving the protein MEIPYELLGRIFVYLLLFVLLGIIVALLIGFYSFKKKKVVFPGFVLFILYLFYSPAKWICSVFSIRDTLVDEILIEIRNAVMLDDFINTTGPRAVFLPQCMRHASCRARCDPIIGYECKMCGLCDIGAICEAADEHGFTVYVIPGGSFVKKIMKAHRPASCIGVACYNELSESMEEISFIPVQGVCLLRDGCFNTKVDVMEVVSKMEICNV; this is encoded by the coding sequence ATGGAAATTCCCTATGAACTTTTGGGCAGGATATTTGTATATCTGCTTCTTTTTGTTTTGCTGGGAATTATTGTAGCATTACTGATCGGGTTTTATAGCTTTAAGAAAAAGAAGGTAGTGTTCCCGGGTTTTGTTCTCTTCATCCTTTATTTGTTCTATTCGCCAGCAAAATGGATCTGTAGTGTCTTCTCTATCCGCGATACGCTTGTGGATGAGATCCTTATTGAGATAAGAAATGCTGTAATGCTTGATGATTTTATCAATACAACAGGTCCAAGGGCTGTGTTCTTGCCTCAGTGCATGCGCCATGCCAGCTGCAGGGCCAGATGTGATCCTATCATTGGATATGAATGTAAGATGTGTGGTCTATGTGATATCGGGGCCATCTGTGAGGCGGCGGATGAACATGGGTTCACAGTTTATGTGATACCTGGTGGGAGTTTTGTGAAGAAGATCATGAAAGCACACAGGCCTGCTTCATGTATCGGTGTAGCCTGTTATAATGAGCTTTCAGAGTCCATGGAGGAAATATCCTTTATTCCTGTTCAGGGCGTCTGTCTTTTGAGAGACGGCTGCTTCAATACAAAAGTGGATGTTATGGAAGTGGTCAGTAAAATGGAGATCTGCAATGTATAA
- a CDS encoding DUF116 domain-containing protein, which produces MYNLIGKLVLLFLILSVVVSSLSLYASRVSLTRKVCLSGFFAKVLDFFFLPLKYFFCKFSDPRKLDRWMVSLKNSAHRSDFKKTTKRHMFVPHCMRALDCPAYATKYGIQCKSCGKCVMDKLKKDAKEYGYEFYIVTGSSFVKNILNDRYADGVLVIACDYEINKGMRSLAGTGIVTYGIPMLNDGCYNTGVDYKAVTETLEMFA; this is translated from the coding sequence ATGTATAATCTCATAGGCAAATTGGTATTGTTATTTTTGATACTTTCCGTTGTTGTTTCATCATTGTCTCTCTATGCCAGTCGCGTAAGCCTTACCCGGAAAGTGTGCTTATCCGGCTTCTTTGCAAAAGTTCTGGATTTTTTCTTTCTTCCTCTTAAGTATTTCTTCTGCAAGTTCTCGGATCCTCGCAAGCTTGACAGGTGGATGGTTTCCCTGAAGAACTCTGCACACCGCTCTGATTTTAAAAAGACGACAAAGAGGCATATGTTCGTTCCACATTGCATGCGTGCTCTTGATTGTCCTGCATATGCAACTAAATATGGTATACAGTGCAAGTCCTGTGGAAAGTGTGTCATGGATAAATTGAAGAAAGACGCAAAAGAATATGGGTATGAGTTCTATATTGTGACCGGCTCTTCATTTGTTAAGAATATCCTGAACGATCGTTATGCAGATGGTGTTCTCGTCATCGCATGTGATTATGAGATCAACAAAGGTATGCGTTCTCTTGCAGGCACCGGTATTGTCACATATGGTATACCTATGCTCAATGATGGCTGCTACAATACTGGGGTGGACTACAAAGCTGTCACTGAGACTCTGGAAATGTTTGCATAA
- a CDS encoding (Fe-S)-binding protein, translating to MMKGEPSINTNNFTAVQLMELDACVRCGECVNWCPTYDASEKDPGLAPRDKILRWKKFMDKSYGLRARLFGPKAIPEEEIEQFKDDVYGCTTCAMCATVCEVGINTVELWESMRANLVKRGNGPFGKQSMFVKLIGEYMNPYMADNKDRLNWITEDIKIADKAEILYFGGCTAELREAKLALATARVLNKLGIEFTMLGEDECCCCSALVRTGQYEIEDIARKAARSNVDGIVAKGAKTVVYACAGCFRASLVDWPRLLGEELPFKVVHITEFLEGLIKEGKIEWEKPFDNLTVTYHDPCHLGRHVGVFQPPRSVLNSIPGLNLKEMDRIKENQRCCGAGGGVKAGIPDLALKVAETRVQDALAKNPDILSSACPFCRRNLSDGRDSLGADELVVEDVIVLTAEALGIDLDD from the coding sequence ATCATGAAAGGCGAACCTTCAATTAATACAAATAACTTTACTGCTGTCCAGCTCATGGAGCTTGATGCCTGTGTACGCTGTGGTGAATGTGTCAACTGGTGTCCAACCTATGACGCTTCCGAAAAAGATCCTGGACTTGCACCAAGGGATAAGATCCTCAGGTGGAAAAAGTTCATGGACAAGTCCTACGGTCTTCGTGCCAGGCTTTTCGGTCCAAAGGCAATTCCTGAGGAAGAGATCGAGCAGTTCAAGGATGATGTCTATGGATGTACTACCTGTGCAATGTGTGCAACTGTCTGTGAGGTCGGTATCAACACCGTCGAACTCTGGGAATCCATGCGTGCAAACCTTGTAAAACGTGGAAACGGTCCATTCGGTAAGCAGAGCATGTTCGTCAAGCTCATTGGTGAGTACATGAACCCATACATGGCTGACAACAAGGACAGGCTCAACTGGATCACTGAAGATATCAAGATCGCTGATAAGGCAGAGATCCTCTACTTCGGAGGATGTACTGCAGAGCTCAGGGAAGCAAAACTTGCATTAGCTACCGCACGTGTTCTCAACAAGCTTGGAATCGAGTTCACAATGCTTGGTGAAGATGAATGCTGCTGCTGTTCAGCACTTGTCAGGACCGGTCAGTATGAGATCGAGGACATTGCACGTAAGGCTGCAAGAAGCAATGTTGATGGTATCGTTGCAAAGGGTGCAAAGACAGTTGTCTATGCATGTGCAGGATGCTTCAGGGCTTCACTTGTCGACTGGCCAAGGCTTCTCGGTGAAGAGCTTCCGTTCAAGGTTGTTCATATCACAGAGTTCCTTGAGGGACTTATCAAAGAAGGAAAGATTGAATGGGAAAAACCATTTGACAACCTTACTGTAACATACCACGATCCATGCCACCTTGGTCGTCACGTTGGTGTTTTCCAGCCTCCAAGGAGTGTTCTTAACTCTATTCCAGGTCTCAACCTGAAAGAGATGGACCGTATCAAAGAGAACCAGCGCTGCTGTGGAGCTGGCGGTGGTGTAAAGGCAGGTATTCCAGACCTTGCTCTCAAGGTCGCTGAGACACGTGTCCAGGATGCTCTTGCAAAGAACCCTGATATTCTCTCAAGTGCATGCCCATTCTGTAGAAGGAACCTTTCTGACGGAAGAGACTCCCTTGGTGCAGATGAGCTTGTTGTTGAGGATGTCATCGTCCTTACAGCAGAAGCACTTGGAATTGATCTGGATGACTGA
- a CDS encoding 50S ribosomal protein L23, producing the protein MSAIKYPFITEKAMMLMDDNKLQFVVDTRANKKQVESDVVKMYGFAVKSVRTMTTMKGLKKALVTFEEPDAAHEIATRIGLM; encoded by the coding sequence ATGAGTGCTATTAAGTATCCGTTCATTACTGAAAAAGCAATGATGCTTATGGATGACAATAAGCTTCAGTTCGTCGTTGACACACGTGCTAACAAGAAGCAGGTGGAAAGCGATGTGGTCAAGATGTATGGCTTCGCAGTAAAGTCAGTACGCACAATGACCACCATGAAAGGCTTAAAGAAAGCATTGGTAACATTCGAGGAACCAGATGCTGCACATGAGATCGCAACACGTATAGGATTGATGTGA
- a CDS encoding 50S ribosomal protein L2 — protein sequence MAKRLISQNRGRGSPTYRAPSHKYKAALKHPRVDEESVLNGTVIDITHDPARSAPIVKVAFENGEEQLILAPEGIAVGEKIACGVSADVKPGNILPLAEIPEGIPICNIESKPNDGGQFARSSGVYATLVSREASKVVVRMPSGVLKWFNPKCRATVGIVAGGGRVDRPFLKAGKKYHKMKARAAKYPRVSGIAMNVIDHPFGGGNRKHPGRPTTVSRNAPPGRKVGQIAARRTGKR from the coding sequence ATGGCTAAAAGACTTATATCACAAAACAGAGGTCGAGGAAGTCCAACATACAGGGCTCCATCACACAAGTACAAAGCTGCACTCAAACACCCACGTGTAGATGAAGAAAGCGTTCTCAATGGTACTGTTATTGATATCACACACGACCCTGCAAGGTCAGCACCTATTGTCAAGGTAGCCTTTGAGAATGGTGAAGAGCAGTTGATTCTTGCTCCAGAAGGAATCGCAGTCGGTGAAAAGATTGCCTGTGGTGTATCCGCAGACGTCAAGCCAGGTAACATCCTTCCTCTTGCAGAGATCCCTGAAGGTATTCCAATATGCAACATTGAGTCAAAGCCAAACGACGGCGGTCAGTTTGCACGTTCATCAGGTGTTTATGCAACACTTGTTTCACGTGAAGCAAGCAAGGTCGTTGTAAGGATGCCATCAGGTGTCTTGAAATGGTTCAATCCAAAATGCAGGGCAACAGTCGGTATCGTTGCCGGTGGCGGAAGGGTTGACAGGCCATTCCTCAAGGCAGGTAAGAAATACCACAAGATGAAAGCAAGGGCAGCCAAGTATCCACGCGTATCAGGAATTGCCATGAACGTTATTGACCACCCATTCGGTGGAGGTAACAGGAAGCATCCAGGAAGGCCAACTACCGTGAGCAGGAATGCGCCACCAGGACGTAAGGTTGGTCAGATCGCAGCACGCAGGACCGGAAAACGTTAA
- a CDS encoding disulfide reductase has translation MSMEYFSGLSETAEIANSFGMLTESMKITFAAVMIMATISIAIFMLGMYINLKKWGMGSEGYSLKPKGSIFTFPKALAYQMSAKGHGHGQNIFVTLILDALLQRRALRRSPGRWIMHIAIFGGWIALCIMSVAMFVVEIIHMVGIHIISPEVFREMLSFPNDVFSYILLFGIIVAIFRRLFLKKARESTIAFDSVLLVGLTIIVITGFVADGLRNGNFWGFGMQSDLAPPAALFHVVISLFFCIAYIPFSKYMHMIAGPLTLLANKGGE, from the coding sequence ATGAGTATGGAATATTTCAGTGGACTTTCTGAGACTGCAGAAATCGCAAACAGTTTCGGGATGCTTACTGAGTCTATGAAGATCACATTTGCAGCGGTTATGATTATGGCCACCATATCAATAGCGATCTTCATGCTTGGTATGTATATCAATCTCAAAAAATGGGGCATGGGTTCCGAAGGCTACAGTCTTAAGCCAAAAGGAAGCATTTTCACATTCCCTAAAGCGTTAGCCTATCAAATGAGTGCAAAAGGGCATGGACATGGTCAGAATATCTTTGTAACACTTATTCTTGATGCTCTTCTTCAGAGACGTGCATTAAGGCGCAGTCCTGGAAGATGGATCATGCATATCGCCATCTTTGGTGGATGGATCGCTCTTTGTATCATGTCAGTTGCCATGTTCGTTGTGGAAATCATCCACATGGTAGGAATTCACATAATCTCGCCTGAGGTTTTCAGAGAGATGCTCAGTTTCCCTAACGATGTTTTCAGTTACATTCTGTTGTTCGGTATCATCGTTGCAATTTTCAGGAGACTTTTCCTTAAGAAGGCTCGTGAAAGTACAATCGCTTTTGATTCCGTACTTCTTGTCGGACTTACTATAATCGTTATTACAGGTTTCGTTGCTGATGGTCTAAGGAACGGTAATTTCTGGGGCTTCGGAATGCAGTCTGATCTTGCACCACCTGCAGCACTGTTCCACGTTGTGATCTCATTGTTCTTCTGTATCGCATATATCCCATTCAGCAAGTACATGCATATGATCGCAGGACCACTTACACTGCTTGCTAACAAGGGAGGCGAGTGA
- a CDS encoding methyltransferase domain-containing protein: MSRKKKFDNRIKADNDGLRFATPEVVASYRAKRLKCQTIADISCGIGGQTIFFAKECEKVYAIEIDQEKIDFARKNCERYGLENVEFICGDALSEEVLEQVPKIDILFSDPARPPLEDKRLITSLKPGIPEVLSAYEEKTNNFAFEAPPQMTPDRIPFDCEKEYLSLNGQLNRLNLYFGDIKTCDRSAVSLPSEARIDSNSPASEIITTEHIGEFACEPEPSVIKAELLPELAGSIMENTGSEVKLFNIDQKRILLTSESPLNHPIAKTSYEIIQISKLDTALINKQLRKEDIGTVILRAGTDPARYWEMRNEIEKGLTGSGTAHLFARDGTAIICKIIG, from the coding sequence GTGTCACGAAAAAAGAAATTTGATAACAGGATTAAAGCCGACAATGACGGTCTGCGTTTTGCAACACCTGAAGTAGTAGCAAGCTACAGGGCAAAACGCCTGAAATGCCAAACCATCGCAGACATCAGTTGTGGAATAGGTGGCCAGACCATATTCTTTGCAAAAGAATGTGAAAAGGTCTATGCAATAGAGATCGATCAGGAAAAAATCGATTTTGCAAGAAAGAACTGCGAACGTTACGGTCTGGAGAATGTGGAGTTCATCTGCGGAGATGCACTATCAGAAGAGGTTCTCGAACAGGTGCCTAAAATAGACATACTCTTCTCCGACCCTGCAAGACCACCATTAGAAGACAAACGTCTTATCACAAGCCTTAAGCCGGGAATTCCAGAGGTGCTTTCGGCCTACGAGGAAAAAACGAACAATTTTGCATTCGAAGCCCCGCCACAGATGACACCGGACAGGATACCGTTTGATTGTGAAAAAGAATACCTATCCTTAAATGGTCAGTTGAACAGATTGAACCTTTATTTTGGAGATATAAAGACATGTGATCGCTCAGCAGTATCACTACCTTCAGAAGCAAGGATCGACTCAAATAGCCCAGCTTCAGAAATAATAACTACCGAACATATCGGAGAGTTTGCATGTGAGCCAGAGCCATCCGTCATTAAAGCCGAACTGTTGCCAGAGCTTGCAGGATCCATAATGGAAAATACAGGATCAGAGGTTAAATTATTCAATATCGACCAAAAGAGGATTCTCCTTACATCCGAATCACCCCTAAACCACCCTATTGCAAAGACAAGTTACGAAATTATCCAGATATCAAAGCTGGACACCGCACTAATAAATAAACAGCTTAGAAAGGAAGATATCGGTACAGTAATATTAAGGGCCGGAACTGATCCCGCAAGATACTGGGAAATGCGAAACGAGATCGAGAAAGGCCTGACCGGTTCAGGTACAGCTCACCTTTTTGCCAGAGATGGAACTGCCATCATATGCAAAATAATAGGCTGA
- a CDS encoding response regulator: protein MKKIMVVDDEADTIYLVRSILEAEGFEVVGVGSGIECLERLDAEKPDAVLLDIMMPDMDGWETYHKIKKDFPDMPVSILSAKGQKFDQMLGLNVLKADDYIIKPFGAADLARRIKSLFGEA, encoded by the coding sequence TTGAAAAAAATAATGGTTGTTGATGATGAAGCTGACACCATTTATCTTGTCAGGTCCATTCTCGAAGCAGAGGGTTTTGAGGTAGTGGGGGTAGGTAGCGGTATCGAATGTCTTGAAAGGCTCGATGCTGAAAAACCTGATGCTGTGTTGCTGGATATTATGATGCCGGATATGGATGGGTGGGAAACCTATCATAAAATAAAAAAAGATTTTCCGGATATGCCTGTTTCGATCCTTTCTGCCAAAGGTCAGAAGTTTGATCAGATGCTTGGACTTAATGTTCTGAAGGCGGACGATTATATCATTAAACCATTCGGTGCAGCGGATCTTGCAAGACGTATCAAGTCCCTTTTTGGGGAAGCCTGA
- the rpl4p gene encoding 50S ribosomal protein L4 — protein MTTANIIDLSGNAKGEITLPEVFAEIFRPDLIKKAVLSAQANRLQPYGPKVYAGMETSAHSWGSGRGVAQVPRISNGSRVARIPQAVGGRRAHPPKPETDRTEKINKKEKRLAIRSAIAATINADLVKARGHKFDAEVPLVAENTIEGLLKTKDVISFLQAAGVYDDVIRAKEGKHIRAGKGKRRGRKYKTRKSILIVTGEESPIVKAANNLPGVDVATVDSLNAELLAPGTHAGRLTIWTESAITNMEGMFI, from the coding sequence ATGACCACAGCAAATATTATCGATTTATCAGGAAATGCTAAAGGCGAGATTACATTGCCGGAAGTATTCGCAGAGATCTTCAGGCCGGATCTTATCAAAAAGGCAGTTCTTTCTGCACAGGCCAACAGGCTTCAGCCATACGGTCCTAAGGTATATGCAGGTATGGAAACATCAGCACACTCCTGGGGATCAGGCAGAGGTGTTGCACAGGTTCCAAGGATCTCCAATGGAAGCCGTGTCGCAAGGATCCCACAGGCAGTGGGCGGAAGGCGTGCACATCCTCCAAAGCCGGAGACCGACCGTACAGAGAAGATCAACAAGAAAGAGAAGCGTCTTGCTATCAGATCCGCTATTGCAGCAACTATCAATGCTGACCTTGTAAAGGCACGCGGTCACAAGTTCGACGCAGAAGTTCCTCTTGTTGCAGAGAACACCATTGAAGGTCTTCTGAAGACAAAGGACGTCATAAGCTTCCTTCAGGCAGCTGGTGTCTATGATGATGTTATCCGCGCAAAGGAAGGTAAACACATAAGGGCCGGTAAAGGCAAGCGCAGGGGACGCAAGTACAAGACAAGGAAGAGCATCCTGATCGTAACTGGTGAGGAAAGTCCTATTGTTAAGGCAGCTAACAACCTTCCAGGTGTCGATGTTGCTACAGTAGATTCCCTGAATGCAGAACTTCTGGCACCAGGTACCCATGCAGGCAGACTCACCATTTGGACCGAGTCCGCAATAACCAACATGGAGGGTATGTTCATATGA
- the rpl3p gene encoding 50S ribosomal protein L3, with product MAKGHRPRRGSLAFSPRKRAQSHIPRFRSWPESNAEPKLQGFAGYKVGMTHVIMIDDTKNSLTEGSEISVPVTVIETPAIRVAAIRAYGEDTYGEKAIGEAWTNVLDSDLDRRIKAPKNHDVNAALAKIEGLVEDGTVTDIRLITYTLPSSLTGVPKKVPDIMETGVSGADAKAKFEYAKNVLGTMVDVSDVFGNGGIIDVAAITTGHGTQGPVKRWGINLMKNKHSRQGSLRQVGTLGPWTPAHVSWRVPQMGQMGYHQRTEYNKRILKISSDADEINPAGGFTNYGLVRGNYILIKGSVPGPSKRLIRLREPTRSKVSSIGEPQIVHISTQSKQG from the coding sequence ATGGCAAAAGGACACAGACCAAGGCGGGGTTCACTTGCATTCAGTCCACGCAAGCGAGCACAAAGTCACATTCCAAGGTTTAGATCATGGCCAGAGTCAAACGCTGAACCTAAGCTTCAGGGCTTTGCAGGTTACAAGGTAGGTATGACCCACGTCATCATGATCGACGACACAAAGAACAGTCTTACAGAGGGCAGTGAGATATCCGTTCCTGTAACTGTTATCGAGACCCCAGCTATCCGTGTTGCAGCAATTCGTGCATACGGTGAGGACACCTATGGGGAAAAAGCAATTGGTGAAGCATGGACAAACGTTCTTGACAGCGATCTTGACCGCAGGATCAAAGCTCCAAAGAACCACGACGTCAATGCAGCACTTGCTAAGATCGAAGGACTTGTAGAGGATGGTACTGTCACAGATATCAGACTTATCACATACACATTACCTTCAAGTCTTACTGGTGTTCCAAAGAAGGTTCCTGATATCATGGAAACCGGTGTAAGTGGAGCAGATGCAAAAGCAAAATTCGAGTACGCAAAGAACGTTCTGGGAACCATGGTAGATGTCTCAGATGTGTTCGGTAACGGCGGTATCATCGATGTTGCAGCTATCACAACCGGTCACGGTACACAGGGTCCGGTAAAGAGATGGGGAATTAACCTCATGAAGAACAAGCACTCCCGTCAGGGAAGTCTTAGACAGGTCGGTACTCTCGGTCCATGGACTCCTGCACACGTTAGCTGGAGAGTTCCACAGATGGGTCAGATGGGATACCACCAGAGAACTGAGTACAACAAGAGGATCTTAAAGATCTCCTCAGATGCCGATGAGATCAATCCTGCAGGCGGATTCACCAACTATGGTCTGGTCCGTGGTAACTATATCCTGATCAAGGGCAGTGTCCCAGGTCCATCAAAGAGACTTATCAGGCTCAGGGAACCAACCAGGTCAAAGGTATCCAGCATAGGAGAACCTCAGATCGTTCACATTAGTACACAGTCCAAGCAGGGGTGA